The Littorina saxatilis isolate snail1 linkage group LG1, US_GU_Lsax_2.0, whole genome shotgun sequence nucleotide sequence gcaatgacatcatacactaagaactgctttacacatttttcctaccaaaatacatgtgaccttgacccaaggtcaaggtcatccaagttcatgcaacacaaagctgttaattcaagacataggaagtacaatggtgcttattggctctttctaccatgagatatggtcacttttagtggtccactaccttattttggtcacatttcataagggtcaaagtgaccttgaccttgatcatatgtgaccaaatgtgtctcatgatgaaagcataacatgtgccccacataatttttaagtttgaaacagttatcttccatagttcagggtcaaggtcacttcaaaatatgtatacaatccaactttgaagagctcctgtgaccttgaccttgaagcaaggtaaaccaaactggtatcaaaagatggggcttactttgccctatatatcatatataggtgaggtattgaatctcaaaaacttcagagaaaatgggaaaaatgggaaaaatagctgttttttaggcaacatttatggcccctgcgaccttgaccttgaagcaaggtcaagatgctatgtatgttttttggggccttgtcatcatacaccatctttccaaatttggtactgatagactgaatagtgtccaagaaatatccaacgttaaagttttccggacgtccggacggacggacggacggacggacggacggacgactcgggtgagtacatagactcacttttgcttcgcatgtgagtcaaaaaaccctGCTGTTTGTAGCTTCAGCTGCTAGACTAGATTTTTTTAACATAGCTGGACGAAAAGCAATATCCGCCTGCTTGTGAATTTTGTTGGTCAGATACCAGCGAGATGACCCCGACTTTCTGAAGCTGGTGGAACTCAACGACACCTTCATGGCGTACGCTGCAGCCGGTAACCCTGTGGACATTCTGCCCTGGACTCGACCCCTCCTCACACGGTACCAtattgtctgcctgcctgtctgtctgtctgtctgtctgtctgttgattTATCTGCATGTTCGTCGATGTATGTGTCTGTTGCCTGGCTTAATTGTCGTTCTGTCGGTTTCAAAGCCGctgtctgtcagtctggctggctggctgttgattaatctgcctgtctgtcgatTTATGTGTCCGAGGCTGTTGACTGGATTGTCGTTTTGTCGGTTTCATACCACTTCTCAGTATCACCAGGTTtgtcgtctgtctctctgtccatccGTATGTTTGACGGTTCAAAAGACCTGATTGTGATGTCCTGCAGCTGAGTAAAAGGACTTCCGAACAGAACattttttgaatgttttttttttttaaacaaggttTGTCTTGGGTCTGCCTATTTGCATGTCGGACAAAAAACGATGACATTTTTGTTGTATTCCAGCCTCCAGTTATGTGAATGTCAATCAGTTCTTGGCACATTCACGCTCTCATTACGGCGTACAATGGAACCCCTCTTATAAGACACCCAGTGAATCAGGACTTAAAAAGGAGTGACTCTTAACATGGAAATAGATTCACAGATTTTTCTGAAGAAAACATCTGGAAAcctaaggtcttaaaaagggaaaAGTCTGAAATTGTTGGGTCCTAAAAGTTGGTTTCCAGTGTACAAGGTACCTCAGTGTAAATTCTGTGTCTGGTTggtaactcataactcataactcataacattttattgatccaacaaaggaaattaaattggtcatcagcacatataggtcattaattaataattataaaagaataagagaagaaaattcataaaacccatgataacaaaacaaaaaacaaaaatatctaaagtaatatatgtacaactacaataccctttttacttgcacacatgacacaccgacacaccaacacacatgcatacatacctacatacatacctacatacatacatgcatacatacatacctacatacatacatacatacatacatacatacatacatacatacatacatacatgcatacattccatgttaaagtgtagttaagaacatcacagtaagtatatcattgtttggtaGTGTGGGAGTGTACGAAGTTTGTGTGTTGGTGAACGTGCTTAGGCGTGTATATGTGTCTATTTGTGCGTGCGCATGTTTGCGTGTAGGGCCTACTTGTAAATTGGCATGGGTGTGCGTATATTTTCTAACACTGATTCGTTCTTGAAAGCAAACCTACACATACTCATTATATACTTGATCCAACAACCTTCAGATCCCTCAACAAGTTCGTGGGCATCCTGGAAATAATGAACAAGTTCTGCGCCAAGAAGCAACAAGAGCACCTCGACACCTACACCCCTGACGTCATGCGTGACGTCACGGATATCCTGATCCGCACGGTGCAGGAAACCCCTgaggaggaaaaggaggagGCGGGGCTGACCGACGAACACATCTTGACTACCGTGCAGGTGGGATAcactggacccccccccccccccacccacccaccaagACCCTCCACCGATTTAaaaccctgttttctcatatctgataaacaaaagggaagtaagcgctctcctgaaatgcatacgacatgtgtaatagagtaagtgtgagttattcggaaccattctcctggcacctgagagaataacaagcattgaaatgaaccagcgactttcatcctcagaaAATtatcgcttgttcatttcaactcacacttactctattacacatgtcgtatgcatttagagcgcataattatttccctttgtttatcagatctctaGCTGCAGCAGGTAATGTTCCTCTTCCCACAGCAACCTCAAGTGTAGTGGTTGTGTAAAAAGCTGAAGATAGAACGACACGAAAACGAGACTTCTATATTCGAAGTCCGGGGTCTGATTGTGTCGATCTCCATTCATATTTTCAAGTTTATCTCTTAGGGTCTCATTCTGTGTGTTGATTCTATATTCAAGGTCTGATTGTGTCTTCATTCACATGTCCATGTGTATCTCTAAgggtctctgtctgtgtgttgatTGACCAGGAGCTGATAGGAGCCGGCTTTGACACCATCTCAAGCACGCTGCAGTGGTCGGTGCTGTATCTGATGACGCACAAGCTCGTGCAGGAGCGCGCGCACCGAGAGATTGAGCGCGTGGTGGGCCTGGAGCGTGACCCACTCATGGAGGACTTGGCCAAGCTGCCCTACACGGAGGCCGTCATCCTGGAAGTGATGCGTCACTCTTGCATCTTCCCACTGGCCCTTCCACACAGCACGACGAGGGACACCACCCTCAACGGCTTCTTCATCCCCAAGGACACGCTCGTGCTGATTAACCTGTGGTCCGTGAACCGTGACGGCGAGGTCTTCGCCGACCCGGAGCGCTTCTACCCAGACAGGTTTCTGGACGACTCCGGAAGCATCAACCGCGAGATGGCGGAGAAGTTCTTGCCCTTTGGGGCGGGCCGGAGGCGCTGTCCCGGAGAGCAGCTGGCCAAGATGGAGGTGTTCCTCTTCATAGCCACCATCATTCAGAAGTGTCGCTTCGAGGTGCCCGAGGGTCAGCAGCCCAGTCTGGACAGCAAGTACGGGCTTACCCTCAAGCCAGTGGACTTTGAAACATGTGTCTTTGCTAGGGTATAGATCACATGTGCTGCATCTCAAGCCTGTGGGCTTTGAAACATGTGTCTTTGTTAGGGTGTAGATCACATGTGCTGCATCTCAAGCCTGTGGGCTTTGAAACATGTGTCTTTGTTAGGGTGTAGATCACATGTGCTGCATCTCAAGCCTGTGGGCTTTGAAACATGTGTCTTTGTTAGGGTGTAGATCACATGTGCTGCATCTCAAGCCTGTGGGCTTTGAAACATATTGTCTTTGTTAGGGTGTAGATCACATGTGCTGCATCTCAAGCCTGTGGGCTTTGAAACATGTGTCTTTGCTAGGGTATAGATCACATGTGCTGCATCTCAAGCCTGTGGGCTTTGAAACATGTGTCTTTGCTAGGGTATAGATCACATGTGCTGCATCTCAAGCCTGTGGGCTTTGAAACATTTGTCTTTGCTAGGGTATAGATCACATGTGCTGCATCTCAAGCCTGTGGGCTTTGAAACATGTGTCTTTGTTAGGGTGTAGATCACATGTGCTGCATCTCAAGCCTGTGGGCTTTGAAACATGTGTCTTTGTTAGGGTGTAGATCACATGTGCTGCATCTCAAGCCTGTGGGCTTTGAAACATGTGTCTTTGCTAGGGTATAGATCACATGTGCTGCATCTCAAGCCTGTGGGCTTTGAAACATGTGTCTTTGCTAGGGTATAGATCACATGTGCTGCATCTCAAGCCTGTGGGCTTTGAAACATGTGTCTTTGTTAGGGTGTAGATCACATGTGCTGCATCTCAAGCCAGTGGACTTTGAAACATGTGTCTTTGCTAGAGTGTAGATGTGCAGCGTCTTAAGCCATGGATGGGATTGCCGACGTTTAAGGGTGTCAGACCTGCTTGTTTGCAAGGACTAAGATGTTAATCTGCTGCCTTGGGTCTCTTGATGTTTTGGATCTTTCTCAGGCTTTTCACTTTATTCTTTGTAACTCAGCCATCAGGCTTATACGTCCATCTGATCTTTGTGTCTTTTAGGGGTTAAACCTGCATTAATGTCCTCAGGGATTTATGTTGAcaagtacagttgaacctgtctataacagccagccaagggaccgaccaaaagtgcttgttatagacaggtggtcgttatggaaaaGTGAACTTTATGAGAATAAAATAACTTGTTGGGGATCGTTTGGGTTAGTcataatgggcaggtggtcgttatcaagaggtggtcaccagggcaggttccactgtaggatTTATGTTGACCAGTAGCTCAATAGGCTATCACACTTAGGACATTTCAGTGGATACAGTGTGCATGTTTGATTGTATCCAAGATTTTCAAGTTTATCATTCTGACCTGTCAATTTGATTTCAAAATGCGAGAATGAAGGAATTCCAATCCtattacatgtatatatatatatatactagaatgaatacccgcttcgccgggtagccggcttcgccgggaagaagtacttagagccgtacgccggcttcgccgggtccgaacaatggacccgccaagcttaggtccctcccagattcgtggaatgggaacagcacgaaaatgattcagtggccataatgccattcctgaccatatcgagtcccatccttgtcgacgaatgtaaccgtgttaatcacctttggaggcgaactccactcaaacaggattgagcaatttatagcttatctgtaagcccttttgaactgttatggcttctcaaaggaaggccagtacatacaaatacacaaaagccgccagaccacatcacaaacagaactgaacaatccccaggtgttgctcacatagagagacacacacacacacacacacacacaaacacagagaagccgtatctatagagagatagatgacagtgtatttttcgcgtggctataaattgattcgacctttgcacttttacagtgaggataatttacgggtccaatttacgttctggacactgcggtgaccttctaaaaatagtaacagaacgccgggaatatccgaagacgccccactcatattatagtgcaccatacgaaggaagggaggtaaacgctgaaaacctggagaagatgagaagataaggaagagttacttataatggtgaaatgaacacaaaaaccaaaatcggttcagcgctgcgcgctgagagcacgtgttgaaatatctcatcgatgatattgtgtccggggtgttgctgaatacggtgtccaaatttgaaaaagatccaccgataactttggctttggtgtgtcggtattggggcccgggtagctgaggtggaaccaaaatagctgaggtggaaccaaaatcggttcagcgctgcgcgctgagagcacgtgttgaaatatcgaccaggttgtgtcctgtcccgggtctacctgaatacgcccaccaaatttgaagcagatccatcgagaactttggccgtgcatcgcgaactcacacacagacacacacacacacacacagacagacagacagacacaagtcgtatatatatatagataagaTGAAGCTGGTTACTTACATTCATGTTTCATTCGCACTATACAATCATTCATTACCTCAAAGCTTTGTTTGAAGTGTGTACATGTAG carries:
- the LOC138964395 gene encoding cytochrome P450 1A5-like, with translation MSRLVELSATILASPLSFLLLLVLGYLLIVFKRKDSKGNSSSSPSPYPSPPGPWGVPLLGNLLQLTQKPHRKLTEYQKQYGDVYQIMMGSRPAVILNGFNTAWKACVKQADEFAGRPDFYTFKVIGNGKSMGFGDYGKRWKMHRRIAQNALSTFANKRVNPIEDIIANEANVLVTHLLKEGKKPFNPHNEIYLSVGNIICAICFGKRYQRDDPDFLKLVELNDTFMAYAAAGNPVDILPWTRPLLTRSLNKFVGILEIMNKFCAKKQQEHLDTYTPDVMRDVTDILIRTVQETPEEEKEEAGLTDEHILTTVQELIGAGFDTISSTLQWSVLYLMTHKLVQERAHREIERVVGLERDPLMEDLAKLPYTEAVILEVMRHSCIFPLALPHSTTRDTTLNGFFIPKDTLVLINLWSVNRDGEVFADPERFYPDRFLDDSGSINREMAEKFLPFGAGRRRCPGEQLAKMEVFLFIATIIQKCRFEVPEGQQPSLDSKYGLTLKPVDFETCVFARV